Below is a window of Candidatus Bathyarchaeota archaeon DNA.
ATATAGGCTTAGATAATTTTATTTTGATGAAAAATGGAAGCGTTTATTTTATTAAAAGTGAAGGGAGATCATAGAAAAATTATGGAGGAAATATCAAAGTTTGATTATGTTAGACGCGTATATAATATTGCAGGAGATAGAGATGTTTTAGTTGAAGTTGAAATGAAGAAATTGGATGATTTAAAAGATTTAATAAATAAAATTCGTTCCATCGATAATATTTTAGAAACAACCTCTTATATAGCACTTTCCCGTTATAAATAGAAAAAATAAATTAAAGATTACAATATATTGGTTTTATTGTTCTTCTGGGATGTAACTAAATTCTTCCTTAATTGTAAATAATATTAAAATCGTGTTCGTACGAATTACTCCTTCCAAACTTCTTATTTTTTCCATAATCACTTGATGCAACTCATCTATATTACTTGTTACAATTTTTACTAAGAGATCAAAATCTCCAGTTGTACCCATAACACTTAAAACTTCAGGGAATTTAGATATACGTTCCCCGATACTCTTTTCTTGCCCAGGAATTGTAGAAACCTGAATAAATGCAGTAACTTGCTTTCCAAATACTTCATTCGGTATTATAACTATTTTTTTGAAAGCACAATCTTCCTTTAACTTTTTTATTCTATTATGTATAGTAACCGGACTTGTCTTAAGTTTCTCAGCAATTTCTGCATAGGTTAATTCAGGATTCTTGTATAATAATAATAAAATTTTAAAATCCATTTCATCTATATGTCTTTTTTTCTCCAAAATTTCTAACTCCTTTTAATAGTTATCAGTTTTTGCTTCATTTTTTTAATATTCATAACTGAAGAAATATTAATATAATTTTATAAAAAAGGAGTGAAAATTAATAAATTTTAATTTATTTTCTAAAAAGTTTATTATAAAAATTACTTGTAGGCTTTAACGTTGATGCTTAAAATTTTTCCAGTTAATTTTTCATTCATTCCAGGTTCATAATATGGTTTTTCAGAGACTATTGTTATGTTTTTAAAACCTGCTTTTTTTATTGTTTCTAGGTACTCGTTTTTTTGCATTGCTCCAGCGATGCAATCAGCCCATGCGTCAAGGTTTTTTCTGATTTCTTCAGGTAATTCCCCGTTTGTGACTAGATCTGAAATCATTAATCTACCGCCAGGTTTTAAAACTCTATAAGCTTCTTTAAAAGCTTTCAGTTTATCGATGCAAAGGTTTATAACGCAGTTGCTTATCACCACGTCAACTGAGTTATCTTCAATTGGTAAATTTTCTATTTCTCCAAGCTTAAATTCCACGTTTTTATATCCATATTTTTTAGCGATTTTTCTAGCTTTTTTAACCATTTCTTTAGTCATATCAACGCCTATAGCTAAACCTTTAGAACCAACTTTTTTTGAGGCTAAAAAAACATCTATTCCAGCGCCTGAACCTAAATCCAAAACTACTTCACCTTCTTTTAATTCTGCTAATGCTGTTGGGTTTCCGCATCCAAGCCCCATAAAAGCTTCTGTAGGAGCATTTTTTAATTCTTCTTCAGAATATCCAATAATCTTAGCTTGAGTTAAAGGATCTTCTATAGAAGCGCAAGAGCAGCAGCATTCATTTTTTTCAGCAATTTGAGAATACTTTTTTTGAACGTAATTTTTTATTTTTTCTTCCAATTTTTTTCACCTTTTATCTTGTAGAAAATAAAGATATAACAGCCTTATAAGCTTTTATTATATAACAATTGAGAAACTATATAAAACTTTAAATGTAAAGAACTTATTAAATAAAATTTATGAATTATGAAGTTGAATTACTTGAAAAACTTATTTCTATAGATACAGATGTGAATAAAAAAACAGGCTATATTGAAATGGCTAATTTTTTAGAGAAAGAATGCGAAGAGTTAGGGTTAAATGTTAAAGTTTATGATGGATCCAGCGTAATAAACGATGGTTTTCCAAGACCAAACATAGTAGCTTCATTAAATATGAATGCAAAAAAAACTTTAATGTTGATTTCTCATTATGATGTTGTTCCACCTGGAGAAGGATGGAGCTTTAATCCTTTTAAACCAATTAAAAAAGGAGACTTAATATTTGGTAGGGGAGCAGCTGATAATAAAAGCGCTATTGCAGCTGCTTTAGGAATAATTAAAAAAATTAAGGAAGCTAAAAGAAACCTTCTTTTATTGTTTACTTGCGATGAAGAAGTAGGTGGAGCAGCTGGTTTAGGATACTTAATAAATGAAGTGGGATTGAAAGCTGATGAAGCTCTTATAATGGATTCAGGTTATGAAGCTGTTTACATAGGTGCTAGCGGAATTTTAACTGGAGAAATAAAGGTTAAAGGGGTTCAAGGTCATGCAGGTTACCCGTTTAAAGCGGTAAACCCAATTTATCCACTTGCTAAATTAATTATGAAATTAGAGGAGTTTTCTATTTTAAGAGAAAAGAAAATATCCAAGTTTCCAGCTCCACCAGATTCCCCGAAACCTTACGTTTGGGGAAGATTCAACGTAACTGTTTTAAAAGCTGGAGAAAAATCGAATATTATACCTGGAGAAGCAAAAGCTATTTTTGATTTTAGGCTTATTCCAGAAGAAAATATTGAAGAAGCAAAAAAAGAATTTATTACATATTTAGAAGAAATCAGCAATGAATTAAATGTGAAACCTGAATTAACAAGCTTTAATGGAGGAGGAAACTATTATACTGACCCTAACCATCCTTTTGTTAAAAACTTTAAGAAAACAGTGGAAAAAGTTATGGGTAAAAAAGTTCCTTTAGCAGCTGAGCTTGGAGGAAATGATGGAAAATACACAAGCGCTAAAAATATTCCAACAGTTTGTTTCGGTCCAATAGCTAAAGATAGTAGATTTCATGGAGTAGATGAATTCATTAGGATAAAAGATGTTTTAACAGTTAGAGATGTTGTATTAAATTATATAGTTGAAGATGCTGAGTAAAATAAAGTATTTAAAAATAATGTCTAGGATTGTGGGTAAAATTTATATTTAGGGGATAATTTCATAAATTTGGGATAAAAAATGGCTATAGTTAAAATCGATGAAAGAGGAAGAATGAGTATTCCAAAAAAAATGGGGATTAAAAGCACTAAAGCAATAATTATACCCGCTGGCTCATTTTTTGTAACTATTCCATTACCAATAATCCCATATCAATATGCAGGTTCATGGCTTACATCAAAGCGGGAAAGAGCAGAGTTAAAAGAGTTAGCTGAAAAATTAGCATTAGAAGAAGCTGTGAAAAGAGCAAGGAGAAGGAAACAAATTTGATGATTGAAACAGATTTGCTATACGCTTTTGTTAAAAAGGAAGATTGGTTAAAGGATGTTGCTGATAAAATTGTGAAAAGGATTGTTAATGGAGAGTTTGGCACTGTTTACGCCTCTAGAGAATGCCTTCATGAGCTTTACTATGTTTCAAAAGAGGAGGGCATTAGCTTAGATGAGTATATATTTAGAGCTGCAACAATAACAGCTATAGAAAATTTAAAGTTTTTAGAAACAACATATGAGATAGATTTACTGGCATTAACATTAATGAGACAATATAATATGAAGTCAATTTTTGACGCTTACTATGCTGCAACAGCTTTAAACCAAGTTGAAGATCATACGTTAATTTCAACGGATGAGGTATACGATGTAATACCTGGATTAATAAGAATTGATCCTAGAAAACTTTAATTATTAATAGGAATAGGTAAAATTAAAAGGTTAAAAATGACTTATGCAATTTTAGCTGAAGAATTAACAAAAGAGTTTAATGGGTTTTTAGCTGTTGATCATATAAATTTTAAGATTAAGAAGAGTGAAGTATTCGGTTTTCTAGGACCTAACGGTGCAGGTAAAACAACCACTATAAGAATGATTCAGGGAGTTTCTCCAAAAACTTCAGGAAGCTTAAAAGTGAAGGGAATGGAAGTTGAAGAACATCCTAGAGAAGTGAAGAAAATTTTAGGAGTTTTACCTCAAGAAAATAATCTTGATCCTGACTTTACTGTATTTAAAAACTTGATTATTTACGCTAGATATTATGATATTCCCCGAA
It encodes the following:
- a CDS encoding Lrp/AsnC ligand binding domain-containing protein, with amino-acid sequence MEEISKFDYVRRVYNIAGDRDVLVEVEMKKLDDLKDLINKIRSIDNILETTSYIALSRYK
- a CDS encoding PIN domain-containing protein, coding for MMIETDLLYAFVKKEDWLKDVADKIVKRIVNGEFGTVYASRECLHELYYVSKEEGISLDEYIFRAATITAIENLKFLETTYEIDLLALTLMRQYNMKSIFDAYYAATALNQVEDHTLISTDEVYDVIPGLIRIDPRKL
- a CDS encoding M20 family metallopeptidase, whose translation is MNYEVELLEKLISIDTDVNKKTGYIEMANFLEKECEELGLNVKVYDGSSVINDGFPRPNIVASLNMNAKKTLMLISHYDVVPPGEGWSFNPFKPIKKGDLIFGRGAADNKSAIAAALGIIKKIKEAKRNLLLLFTCDEEVGGAAGLGYLINEVGLKADEALIMDSGYEAVYIGASGILTGEIKVKGVQGHAGYPFKAVNPIYPLAKLIMKLEEFSILREKKISKFPAPPDSPKPYVWGRFNVTVLKAGEKSNIIPGEAKAIFDFRLIPEENIEEAKKEFITYLEEISNELNVKPELTSFNGGGNYYTDPNHPFVKNFKKTVEKVMGKKVPLAAELGGNDGKYTSAKNIPTVCFGPIAKDSRFHGVDEFIRIKDVLTVRDVVLNYIVEDAE
- a CDS encoding Lrp/AsnC family transcriptional regulator; this encodes MEKKRHIDEMDFKILLLLYKNPELTYAEIAEKLKTSPVTIHNRIKKLKEDCAFKKIVIIPNEVFGKQVTAFIQVSTIPGQEKSIGERISKFPEVLSVMGTTGDFDLLVKIVTSNIDELHQVIMEKIRSLEGVIRTNTILILFTIKEEFSYIPEEQ
- a CDS encoding VapB-type antitoxin, with protein sequence MAIVKIDERGRMSIPKKMGIKSTKAIIIPAGSFFVTIPLPIIPYQYAGSWLTSKRERAELKELAEKLALEEAVKRARRRKQI
- the arsM gene encoding arsenite methyltransferase, which produces MEEKIKNYVQKKYSQIAEKNECCCSCASIEDPLTQAKIIGYSEEELKNAPTEAFMGLGCGNPTALAELKEGEVVLDLGSGAGIDVFLASKKVGSKGLAIGVDMTKEMVKKARKIAKKYGYKNVEFKLGEIENLPIEDNSVDVVISNCVINLCIDKLKAFKEAYRVLKPGGRLMISDLVTNGELPEEIRKNLDAWADCIAGAMQKNEYLETIKKAGFKNITIVSEKPYYEPGMNEKLTGKILSINVKAYK